A genomic segment from Mucilaginibacter terrenus encodes:
- a CDS encoding tetratricopeptide repeat-containing sensor histidine kinase, protein MLFKYIRNIILLAVANCLLVLSVFASPRSRGVDSIKTLLNAPAGDSLFGDTVKVNRLIRLASNYFQSNPDSAFYFAQKGVELARKINYPEGIANGLLQTGHVNYFKGRSDPAKRDLEEAIAIFKQLKNDKGLSAAYVSLGRMYNLLANYHDALKYLNLALVINKRIDDEPALTNNYKNIGVIYYSQGELSKALDFYYKGLYIAVKNQYRIPSAELYNNIGVVLQSMEVYPTALEYFEKALRLFKGTKSYQAVGTVNENIGEVLLAQKQYKKAVNNLTQSLAVAKRQGDIDGLCSLYTDLGLCFAYTNNSAKGLLYLDTAVQLSQKYKYVYNQAYALIGLSTVYNMQHNYSKAYDNAMQGYKLAGQLKNISVRAKASQQLSETLAGLNRFNEAYRYLNEYLSIKTKLKDNESIQKLTSYNYALDFSTKERQLKEEERDRNLLFQQEIARQRSLIIISFVVIVAMVIILFSYYRQKKAQQKINALLEVKNSEVILQKASLDEQTHKLNDLNSLKDRLISILAHDLRAPLSTLRGVFDLLQDESITHQEMLDMIPGVIKNLDYTSDFLDTLLFWINSQLSSFANSVSTFRVKDVLKYEIDSYVNSAAKKGVSLTDQVPAGLSALADPNSIRIVIRNLVTNAIKFTAKGDTIGVCAIREANKVVISIKDSGSGMDATQLSKLFKERVDSQVGTNKELGTGLGLLFCKDLIERCNGKIWVISEQGVGTTFSFSLPLGRD, encoded by the coding sequence ATGCTCTTTAAGTACATACGCAATATAATATTGCTCGCCGTAGCCAATTGCCTTTTAGTTCTGTCGGTATTTGCGTCACCACGCAGCCGGGGTGTAGATAGCATTAAAACCCTCTTGAATGCCCCTGCCGGGGACAGCTTGTTTGGCGATACTGTGAAGGTAAACCGCCTGATTCGGCTGGCATCCAACTACTTTCAGTCGAACCCCGATAGCGCATTTTACTTCGCCCAAAAGGGTGTGGAATTGGCCAGGAAGATAAACTATCCCGAAGGCATTGCTAATGGCCTGCTGCAAACCGGCCATGTAAACTATTTTAAAGGACGGTCAGACCCTGCTAAGCGCGATTTAGAGGAAGCGATAGCAATATTTAAGCAGCTTAAGAACGACAAAGGGCTAAGCGCGGCATATGTATCGTTAGGGAGAATGTATAATCTGCTGGCTAATTACCATGATGCGCTTAAATACCTAAACCTGGCACTGGTTATTAATAAGCGTATAGACGATGAACCTGCGCTAACCAATAACTATAAAAATATTGGTGTGATATACTACAGCCAGGGCGAACTTTCTAAAGCGCTCGATTTTTACTACAAAGGGCTTTACATCGCCGTAAAAAATCAATACCGTATACCCTCGGCAGAGTTGTATAACAATATTGGCGTGGTGCTGCAAAGTATGGAGGTTTACCCAACAGCGCTTGAGTATTTCGAAAAAGCATTGCGGCTTTTTAAGGGTACAAAAAGTTACCAGGCAGTTGGTACCGTAAATGAAAATATTGGCGAGGTGCTGCTTGCGCAAAAGCAGTATAAAAAAGCCGTTAACAACCTTACTCAGTCTCTCGCGGTAGCCAAACGGCAGGGGGATATAGATGGCTTATGCTCGTTATACACCGACCTGGGGCTTTGTTTTGCTTATACCAACAACAGTGCAAAAGGACTGCTTTACCTGGACACCGCCGTGCAGCTCTCTCAAAAATACAAGTATGTGTATAATCAGGCTTACGCGCTTATAGGCTTGTCTACGGTGTATAATATGCAGCACAATTATAGCAAGGCGTATGATAATGCCATGCAGGGCTACAAATTAGCCGGGCAGCTTAAAAACATATCGGTACGCGCCAAGGCATCGCAACAACTAAGCGAGACACTTGCGGGGCTTAACAGATTTAATGAAGCCTACAGGTACCTCAACGAGTACCTCTCTATTAAAACTAAGTTGAAAGATAACGAGAGTATACAAAAGCTTACCTCATACAATTATGCGCTGGATTTTTCTACTAAAGAGCGGCAGTTAAAAGAGGAAGAGCGTGACCGCAACCTGTTATTTCAGCAGGAAATAGCCAGGCAGCGTTCCCTTATCATCATATCTTTCGTTGTGATAGTGGCCATGGTCATCATCCTGTTTAGTTATTACAGGCAGAAAAAAGCACAGCAAAAAATAAACGCATTACTGGAGGTAAAAAACAGTGAAGTAATACTGCAAAAGGCCAGCCTGGATGAGCAAACGCATAAGCTGAACGACCTGAATTCTTTAAAGGACCGCTTAATATCTATTCTCGCGCACGACCTTCGGGCACCGTTAAGCACTTTGCGCGGCGTTTTCGACCTATTGCAGGATGAAAGTATTACCCACCAGGAAATGCTGGACATGATACCAGGGGTAATTAAAAACCTTGATTACACATCTGACTTTTTAGATACGCTACTGTTTTGGATAAACAGCCAACTTTCGAGCTTTGCAAACAGTGTCTCTACATTTAGAGTTAAAGACGTTTTAAAATATGAAATAGATAGTTACGTTAATTCAGCCGCTAAAAAGGGAGTTTCGCTTACAGATCAGGTCCCTGCCGGCCTCAGCGCGCTGGCAGATCCAAACTCTATCCGTATAGTTATCCGCAACCTGGTTACCAACGCCATTAAATTTACCGCTAAAGGCGACACCATTGGGGTGTGTGCAATACGCGAGGCCAACAAAGTAGTAATAAGCATTAAAGACTCCGGCTCGGGAATGGACGCGACACAGCTAAGCAAGCTGTTTAAAGAGCGGGTAGATAGCCAGGTAGGCACCAATAAAGAACTGGGTACCGGGTTAGGTTTACTATTTTGTAAAGATCTGATAGAAAGATGTAACGGAAAGATATGGGTAATTAGCGAACAGGGGGTAGGTACCACATTCAGCTTCAGCCTGCCATTAGGGCGCGACTGA
- a CDS encoding M13 family metallopeptidase: protein MNKKVNIKALVVIGASALLLGSCKQAADKDYAANDPLAKNMDSTAKPGDDFFQYANGTWLKNNPIPGAYSSWGIGNLVQDDLRNKLRKINEDALTANAAKGSNTQKIGDFYFSGMDTVGIEKQGLTPLKEELARIDAIKDVKQLVSTFASLSNIGVTTPIAAYAGQDDRNSEKIVMQLYQSGIGLPNRDYYFNTDEHTAAVRTDYQQKHLPALFKFLGVADATAPTAKTYELEKFLAQNSRKLEDLRDPYRNYNKMPVADLAKLAPLVNWKETFEAMYYKNVDTVIVGQPEYYKAVNTALTKFSIDDWKSYLRKNLLDEYGPYLNKAIVDEDFRFNGTVISGRKTQLPRWKKVIDRENSIMGEVLGQIFVKEYFPEETKKRYTDMVEAVRASFKEHIEKLDWMSAETKKRAFDKLAKVYPKVGFPDKWRDYSDLEIDRSSYAANVMRGNVFTRKINAAKLGKPVDRTEWGMTPQTYNAYYNPSNNEIVLPAAIFMVPGVRDQDIDDAVVYGYGAASTIGHEITHGFDDQGRQYDEKGNLKAWWTPQDSAKFAQRAEMLVQQFNGYKVNDLHVNGKATLGENIADLGGIVIGLDAFKKTKQYKEGKKINGLTPVQRYFMGYALGWLGHDRKEALSNQLLVDVHSPGFLRVNGPFTDVPEFYEAFHIKKGDKMWLDPDKRVKIW from the coding sequence ATGAACAAAAAAGTAAACATAAAAGCCCTGGTAGTAATTGGCGCCTCAGCCCTGTTACTCGGCTCGTGTAAACAAGCCGCCGATAAAGACTATGCGGCTAATGATCCGTTAGCAAAGAACATGGACAGCACCGCTAAACCCGGCGACGACTTTTTCCAGTATGCCAATGGTACCTGGCTAAAAAACAATCCAATCCCGGGGGCTTATTCTTCATGGGGTATTGGCAACCTGGTACAAGACGACCTGCGCAATAAACTCAGGAAGATAAACGAGGATGCTTTAACGGCCAATGCCGCAAAAGGAAGCAACACGCAAAAGATAGGCGACTTTTACTTTAGCGGAATGGACACTGTGGGTATAGAGAAGCAAGGGCTTACACCGCTTAAAGAGGAACTTGCCCGTATAGATGCCATTAAAGATGTAAAACAGCTTGTTTCGACATTTGCCAGTTTATCTAACATTGGCGTTACTACACCTATTGCAGCTTATGCCGGGCAGGACGACCGCAACAGCGAGAAGATAGTAATGCAGCTTTACCAAAGCGGCATTGGCCTGCCCAATAGAGATTACTATTTTAACACCGACGAGCACACGGCAGCTGTACGTACCGATTACCAGCAGAAACACTTACCTGCGCTCTTTAAATTTCTTGGTGTTGCAGATGCCACAGCACCAACCGCAAAAACATACGAGCTGGAAAAGTTTTTGGCTCAAAACAGCCGTAAGCTGGAAGACCTGCGCGATCCCTACCGTAACTACAATAAAATGCCGGTTGCTGATTTAGCTAAACTGGCGCCGCTGGTAAACTGGAAGGAGACTTTCGAGGCCATGTATTACAAGAATGTGGACACGGTAATTGTTGGGCAGCCCGAGTATTACAAAGCTGTGAACACGGCTCTAACCAAATTTAGCATTGATGACTGGAAAAGCTATCTGCGCAAAAACCTGCTGGACGAGTACGGCCCTTATCTTAATAAAGCCATTGTAGATGAGGACTTCCGTTTCAACGGAACGGTTATCTCCGGGCGTAAAACGCAGCTGCCGCGCTGGAAAAAAGTTATTGACCGCGAGAACAGCATCATGGGTGAAGTACTGGGGCAAATATTTGTGAAAGAGTACTTCCCTGAGGAAACCAAAAAGCGGTATACCGATATGGTTGAGGCTGTGCGCGCATCGTTTAAGGAGCACATAGAAAAACTGGACTGGATGAGCGCGGAAACCAAGAAGAGGGCTTTCGACAAATTAGCGAAGGTATATCCTAAAGTGGGCTTCCCGGATAAATGGAGAGATTACAGCGACCTGGAGATTGACCGATCATCTTATGCCGCAAATGTAATGCGCGGCAATGTATTTACCCGTAAGATAAACGCGGCTAAGCTTGGCAAACCGGTCGACCGCACCGAATGGGGCATGACACCGCAAACCTATAATGCCTACTACAATCCGTCCAATAACGAGATTGTACTTCCTGCTGCTATATTTATGGTACCCGGCGTACGTGATCAGGATATTGATGATGCTGTAGTTTACGGCTATGGTGCAGCATCAACCATTGGCCACGAAATAACCCACGGCTTTGACGACCAGGGTCGCCAATACGACGAAAAAGGGAATCTGAAAGCCTGGTGGACGCCGCAGGATTCGGCAAAGTTTGCACAACGTGCAGAAATGCTGGTACAACAGTTTAACGGCTACAAGGTTAACGACCTGCATGTGAACGGCAAGGCTACCCTGGGCGAAAACATTGCCGACCTTGGCGGTATAGTTATTGGCCTGGATGCTTTTAAAAAGACAAAGCAATATAAAGAAGGCAAAAAGATAAACGGCCTTACACCGGTACAGCGCTACTTTATGGGTTATGCGCTTGGCTGGCTGGGGCACGACCGTAAAGAGGCTTTATCTAACCAGTTACTGGTAGATGTACACTCTCCCGGTTTCTTGCGGGTGAACGGGCCATTTACCGATGTACCGGAGTTTTATGAGGCATTTCACATCAAAAAAGGTGACAAAATGTGGCTGGACCCTGATAAACGAGTGAAGATCTGGTAA
- a CDS encoding acyl-CoA dehydrogenase → MHFELTEEQLMIRQAARDFAQNELKPGVIERDEHQKFPAEQIKALGELGFMGMMVSPEYGGSGMDAISYVLVMEELSKVDASASVVVSVNNSLVCYGLEKFGTEEQKQKYLMPLAQGQVIGAFCLSEPEAGSDATSQRTTAIDMGDHYLLNGTKNWITNGNSASTYIVMAQTDASKKHRGINALIVEKGMPGFTVGAKENKLGIRGSDTHSLMFTDVKIPKENRIGEDGFGFKFAMATLEGGRIGIASQALGIAAGAYELSVQYAKERQAFGKTIADLQAIQFKLADMATEIEAARLLCYRAAWLKDNKLPYAQAASMAKLFASETAMKTTVEAVQIHGGYGYVKEYHVERLMRDAKITQIYEGTSEIQRIVISREVLK, encoded by the coding sequence ATGCATTTTGAACTTACCGAAGAACAGTTAATGATACGCCAGGCAGCGCGCGATTTTGCGCAGAACGAGCTGAAGCCTGGTGTGATTGAGCGCGATGAGCACCAGAAATTTCCTGCCGAGCAGATTAAGGCGCTGGGTGAACTTGGCTTTATGGGCATGATGGTTTCGCCGGAGTACGGCGGCAGCGGGATGGATGCAATATCTTACGTGCTGGTAATGGAAGAACTATCAAAGGTAGATGCTTCCGCATCGGTTGTGGTATCGGTAAACAATTCACTTGTATGTTACGGACTGGAAAAATTTGGCACCGAGGAACAAAAGCAAAAATACCTGATGCCTTTAGCGCAGGGCCAGGTTATAGGCGCGTTTTGCCTCAGCGAACCCGAAGCTGGGTCTGATGCTACATCTCAGCGTACAACAGCAATAGACATGGGCGACCATTATCTGCTTAATGGCACCAAGAACTGGATCACCAACGGAAATTCTGCATCTACATATATAGTAATGGCGCAAACTGACGCCTCTAAAAAGCACCGCGGCATTAACGCGCTGATAGTAGAGAAAGGTATGCCCGGCTTCACGGTTGGTGCAAAAGAAAATAAACTGGGGATACGTGGATCAGACACGCATTCGCTGATGTTTACTGATGTAAAAATACCCAAAGAGAACAGAATAGGTGAGGACGGATTTGGGTTTAAGTTTGCTATGGCTACGCTGGAAGGCGGGCGAATAGGGATAGCATCACAAGCGTTAGGCATTGCAGCGGGAGCTTATGAACTATCGGTACAGTATGCAAAGGAGCGCCAGGCATTTGGAAAAACAATAGCCGATCTGCAGGCCATACAATTTAAACTGGCCGATATGGCTACAGAGATAGAAGCTGCGCGTTTGTTATGCTATCGCGCCGCATGGCTTAAAGACAACAAACTGCCTTACGCGCAGGCGGCGTCTATGGCAAAGCTGTTTGCTTCGGAGACGGCCATGAAGACCACCGTAGAAGCTGTCCAGATACATGGCGGCTATGGTTACGTAAAAGAATACCATGTGGAACGCTTGATGCGAGATGCCAAGATTACACAGATATATGAAGGCACGTCAGAAATTCAAAGAATTGTAATATCCCGTGAAGTTTTAAAATAG
- a CDS encoding TlpA disulfide reductase family protein, with amino-acid sequence MIKKLLIGSVLLAGLSQIATAQTKLTKGLWRGALKTTSGNEIPFNFEVSGTGKQQVAIINSTEHFKVPEVTGKGDSVFIKMPLFDSEFRLKQDAAGLKGQYIRHLGEKDVAMEFAATPNTPYRFFKDTEKPKYNVSGRWSAIFGEGDSRDTTVGEFKQTGAKVTGTFLTTTGDYRYLEGVVNGNKLYLSCFDGGHAFLFTANITDDNTLADGKFYAGISGKETWTAVRNENAKLPDAYSLAALKPGYKKLAFNFKDIEGKPVSLDDQRFKNKVVIVQILGSWCPNCMDETAYMVNYYKKYHSRGVEVVGLAYERTTDFAKSQRTLAQLKTRFDIKYPLLITGYTNNKVETAKSLPMLTKVVGFPTTIIIDKSGDVRKIHTGFSGPGTGEHYTEFISEFEKLTDDLLAEKAL; translated from the coding sequence ATGATTAAGAAATTATTGATAGGCTCGGTGCTTTTAGCCGGGCTTTCGCAAATAGCAACAGCGCAAACCAAACTTACTAAAGGGTTATGGCGCGGAGCATTAAAGACCACATCAGGCAACGAGATCCCCTTCAACTTTGAGGTAAGCGGAACAGGCAAACAGCAGGTTGCCATTATTAACAGCACCGAACACTTTAAGGTGCCTGAGGTAACCGGCAAAGGGGATTCGGTATTTATTAAAATGCCTTTGTTCGATTCGGAGTTCAGGCTCAAGCAGGATGCTGCAGGATTAAAAGGCCAATATATACGGCACCTTGGTGAAAAGGATGTAGCCATGGAGTTTGCAGCCACGCCCAATACCCCTTACCGCTTTTTTAAAGACACAGAGAAACCAAAGTATAATGTTTCAGGGCGTTGGTCGGCCATATTTGGCGAAGGCGACAGCAGGGACACTACCGTCGGTGAGTTTAAGCAAACCGGCGCAAAAGTTACCGGTACATTCCTGACCACCACAGGCGATTACCGGTACCTGGAGGGAGTAGTAAACGGCAATAAACTATACCTCAGCTGCTTTGACGGCGGGCACGCTTTCCTGTTCACAGCTAATATTACTGATGATAATACTCTTGCTGATGGAAAGTTCTACGCTGGGATCAGCGGTAAGGAAACCTGGACTGCTGTACGTAACGAGAACGCCAAACTGCCGGATGCTTATTCGCTTGCAGCCTTAAAGCCGGGTTACAAAAAGCTCGCGTTCAACTTTAAGGATATTGAAGGGAAACCCGTGTCGTTAGATGATCAGCGTTTTAAGAACAAGGTGGTTATTGTGCAGATACTTGGTTCTTGGTGCCCCAACTGTATGGATGAGACCGCTTACATGGTAAATTATTATAAGAAGTACCATTCCCGCGGAGTAGAAGTTGTCGGCCTGGCCTATGAGCGCACTACCGACTTCGCTAAATCTCAGCGAACATTGGCGCAGCTCAAGACCCGTTTCGACATCAAATATCCGCTGCTTATAACAGGATATACAAATAATAAGGTAGAAACAGCGAAAAGTTTACCTATGCTTACAAAAGTGGTAGGTTTCCCAACAACCATTATTATTGATAAAAGCGGAGACGTACGGAAAATACACACCGGCTTTAGCGGCCCCGGTACAGGAGAACATTACACAGAATTTATTTCTGAATTTGAGAAGCTGACTGATGATCTGCTGGCCGAGAAGGCCCTTTAA
- a CDS encoding menaquinone biosynthesis family protein — protein MKLTIGFSPCPNDTFIFDALIHHKIDTEGLEFEVFYDDVETLNQKAFRGELDVTKLSYHAFAYAAEKYILLDSGSALGFGVGPMLIFKPPFEGTVNVNSELDQSGDVSRLADVVAGSKIGIPGKYTTANFLLSLAFPDATNKTEIVFSEIENSVINGTIDFGLIIHENRFTYQDRGLAKLIDLGDYWEKRTGCAIPLGGIVANRNLPADIQHKVNRVLKRSVEFAFANPKSGLEYIRSHAQEMSEEVMYKHIDLYVNEYSLDLGTEGKKAVKLLFDTALEKEIIPAISADLFLNP, from the coding sequence ATGAAATTAACTATCGGCTTTTCGCCCTGCCCCAACGATACCTTTATATTTGATGCATTAATTCATCATAAAATAGATACTGAAGGACTGGAGTTTGAGGTGTTTTATGATGATGTGGAGACGCTTAACCAAAAAGCCTTCCGCGGAGAACTGGATGTAACTAAGTTAAGCTACCATGCGTTTGCTTACGCAGCCGAAAAATATATCCTGCTGGATAGTGGCAGCGCTCTTGGCTTTGGCGTAGGGCCAATGCTGATATTTAAACCGCCATTTGAGGGTACAGTTAATGTAAATAGCGAACTTGACCAATCCGGAGATGTTTCACGCCTGGCAGATGTTGTTGCGGGTTCGAAAATCGGAATTCCCGGCAAGTACACCACCGCAAATTTCTTGCTGAGCCTTGCATTTCCTGACGCTACCAATAAAACAGAGATCGTATTTTCTGAAATTGAGAACTCCGTTATTAACGGCACTATTGATTTCGGCCTTATTATACACGAGAACCGCTTTACTTACCAGGACCGTGGCCTTGCAAAGCTAATAGACCTTGGCGACTACTGGGAGAAACGTACCGGATGCGCGATTCCGCTTGGCGGAATAGTAGCCAACCGCAATTTGCCTGCCGACATTCAGCACAAAGTGAACCGTGTACTTAAGCGGTCTGTAGAGTTTGCCTTTGCCAATCCAAAATCCGGCCTCGAGTACATTCGCTCGCATGCGCAGGAAATGAGCGAAGAGGTGATGTACAAACACATCGACCTCTACGTTAATGAATACTCGTTGGACCTGGGCACTGAAGGAAAAAAAGCCGTTAAGCTGCTGTTCGACACTGCACTGGAAAAGGAGATTATCCCTGCTATCAGTGCCGATCTGTTCCTTAACCCTTAA
- the mqnB gene encoding futalosine hydrolase, which produces MRILFVAATGMEVGGFILDFGFRVSDSEKKNIFTIPGSDESLQNTLLITGVGMVATAFALGKELATNQYDLAVNLGIGGSFDRSIALGEVVEITDDTLAELGAEDDDAFLPISIMGLGESTFKATQSVADLFEGAKSGHFSQTIKKVNAITVNTVHGEKASIDKVSERLNPQLESMEGAAFFYACQHAGIPAIQIRAVSNYVEKRNRDNWQIGLAVKNLDNFAVSFLKDLKAFNKL; this is translated from the coding sequence ATGCGCATTTTGTTTGTAGCTGCCACGGGTATGGAGGTAGGTGGCTTTATACTTGATTTTGGCTTTAGAGTGTCCGACTCTGAGAAGAAGAACATTTTTACTATTCCTGGCAGCGACGAATCTTTGCAGAATACCTTGTTAATAACCGGCGTAGGTATGGTTGCTACCGCTTTTGCTTTAGGTAAAGAGCTGGCCACTAACCAATATGACCTTGCCGTTAATTTGGGTATTGGCGGCAGCTTTGACCGCAGTATAGCATTGGGTGAAGTGGTGGAGATAACCGATGACACGTTAGCGGAATTAGGTGCCGAAGACGATGACGCTTTTTTACCCATCAGCATTATGGGTTTAGGAGAAAGCACCTTTAAGGCTACCCAATCGGTAGCGGATCTGTTTGAAGGTGCAAAGTCAGGACACTTTTCGCAGACCATTAAGAAAGTAAACGCCATTACGGTAAATACCGTTCATGGTGAAAAAGCTTCTATAGATAAGGTATCTGAGCGGTTAAATCCACAACTGGAGAGTATGGAAGGCGCTGCTTTCTTTTACGCCTGCCAGCACGCAGGTATTCCTGCAATACAAATCAGGGCTGTGTCAAATTATGTCGAAAAGCGCAACCGGGACAACTGGCAGATAGGGCTTGCTGTTAAAAATCTGGATAACTTTGCAGTGTCGTTCCTCAAAGACCTGAAAGCTTTTAACAAACTTTAG
- a CDS encoding 6-pyruvoyl trahydropterin synthase family protein, with translation MIHITRKEHFNAAHRMYREEWSAEKNFEVFGKCANPNWHGHNYNLYVTVKGEITHATGYLIDLKELKQIINEYVIEKLDHKNINMDVEFMAGKMASTELLTIEIFNQLKGPIEAYPGVFLHSVKLFETENNSAEYFGG, from the coding sequence ATGATACATATTACGCGCAAGGAACATTTTAATGCGGCACACCGCATGTATCGTGAAGAATGGAGCGCAGAGAAAAATTTCGAAGTTTTTGGTAAGTGTGCCAACCCCAACTGGCACGGTCACAACTATAATCTGTACGTTACGGTGAAAGGGGAGATAACGCATGCTACAGGTTATCTTATAGACCTGAAAGAATTGAAACAGATTATAAATGAGTATGTAATAGAAAAGCTTGACCATAAAAACATCAACATGGATGTGGAATTTATGGCCGGTAAAATGGCATCTACAGAACTGCTCACTATAGAAATATTCAATCAGCTAAAAGGACCTATAGAGGCTTATCCTGGTGTTTTCTTACATTCGGTAAAGCTGTTTGAAACAGAGAACAATTCTGCTGAATACTTTGGCGGGTAA
- the folE gene encoding GTP cyclohydrolase I FolE — MIDDDNIPDRDAGINGYQKIDRYNPELIKDLSANYHKVLELIGEKPDREGLLKTPERMAKAMLFLTQGYDLSAKDILESAMFKEDYSQMVIVKDIEVYSMCEHHMLPFFGKAHVAYIPNGHVVGLSKIPRVVDVFARRLQVQERLTNEIRDCIQETLQPIGVGVVIECRHLCMSMRGVQKQNSVTTTSAFTGEFLKEKTRTEFLDLISSRLS, encoded by the coding sequence ATGATAGACGACGATAACATTCCGGATAGGGATGCCGGTATTAACGGCTACCAAAAAATAGACAGATACAACCCCGAGCTTATTAAGGACCTGTCTGCCAACTACCATAAGGTTTTGGAGCTAATAGGAGAGAAGCCAGATCGTGAAGGTTTGCTTAAAACTCCCGAGCGGATGGCTAAAGCTATGCTTTTCCTGACCCAGGGATACGACCTGAGTGCTAAGGACATCCTGGAGTCGGCTATGTTTAAGGAAGATTATAGCCAAATGGTAATTGTAAAAGACATTGAAGTATACTCGATGTGTGAGCACCATATGCTGCCATTTTTTGGTAAAGCACACGTGGCTTATATACCAAACGGCCACGTTGTAGGTTTGAGCAAAATACCACGTGTTGTTGATGTTTTTGCGCGCAGGCTACAGGTGCAGGAACGCCTTACTAATGAAATACGTGATTGTATACAAGAAACCCTGCAACCCATTGGAGTAGGTGTGGTGATAGAATGCCGGCATTTATGTATGAGCATGAGGGGCGTACAAAAGCAAAACTCTGTAACTACAACTTCGGCCTTTACCGGCGAGTTTCTGAAGGAAAAAACCAGAACGGAGTTCTTAGACCTGATATCATCGAGGCTTAGCTAG
- the fabD gene encoding ACP S-malonyltransferase, which translates to MKAYIFPGQGAQFPGMGKDLYEQSEQAKDLFEKANEVLGFRITDVMFNGTEDDLKQTNVTQPAIFLHSVILAKVMSDFHPEMVAGHSLGEFSALVAAGALSFEDGLRLVAARANAMQKACDIQPGTMAAVLALDDFTVEDICQQVSDVVVPANYNCPGQLVISGSVAGVDAACEKMLAAGAKRAMKLNVGGAFHSPLMEAARVELEAAIVNTEINEPVCPIYQNIDAKPHTSVDEIKKNLIAQLTGPVRWTQTVEQMLRDGATLFTEVGPGKVLQGLVKKVNKEVPTAAAVLG; encoded by the coding sequence ATGAAAGCATACATTTTCCCTGGGCAGGGTGCCCAGTTCCCTGGTATGGGTAAAGACCTGTACGAGCAAAGTGAGCAAGCAAAAGATTTATTCGAGAAAGCCAATGAGGTACTAGGTTTCCGCATAACAGATGTAATGTTTAACGGTACAGAGGATGATCTGAAGCAAACCAACGTAACTCAGCCAGCTATTTTTTTACACTCGGTTATATTAGCCAAGGTGATGAGTGACTTCCACCCGGAAATGGTGGCAGGTCACTCGTTGGGCGAATTCTCTGCGTTGGTTGCCGCCGGTGCGCTATCATTTGAGGACGGATTAAGACTGGTTGCAGCCCGTGCAAATGCAATGCAGAAAGCGTGCGATATACAGCCGGGCACAATGGCTGCAGTATTGGCCTTAGATGATTTTACGGTAGAAGACATTTGCCAACAAGTAAGCGATGTAGTTGTGCCGGCAAATTACAACTGCCCCGGGCAATTAGTTATATCTGGGAGTGTTGCCGGTGTAGATGCGGCATGCGAAAAGATGCTGGCCGCAGGTGCAAAGCGCGCTATGAAACTTAACGTGGGCGGCGCGTTCCACTCACCACTAATGGAGGCGGCACGAGTTGAGCTTGAGGCAGCAATCGTAAATACCGAAATTAACGAACCGGTTTGCCCGATCTATCAAAACATAGATGCCAAGCCGCATACAAGCGTAGACGAGATTAAGAAGAACCTTATTGCACAGCTTACAGGCCCGGTACGCTGGACCCAAACTGTTGAGCAAATGTTAAGGGATGGTGCAACCTTGTTTACCGAAGTTGGCCCTGGGAAAGTACTACAGGGGCTGGTTAAGAAGGTTAATAAAGAAGTACCTACTGCAGCGGCTGTATTAGGATAA